The Acipenser ruthenus chromosome 37, fAciRut3.2 maternal haplotype, whole genome shotgun sequence genome has a window encoding:
- the LOC117397967 gene encoding ELMO domain-containing protein 3 isoform X1, translating to MEGDTDRKEGLNGFTLDSYKIEDLTNGTTAYRSGPDGLTPEYHKTEDEPNSKSALKSVPISSLKQNDLLQSLAAGGNEEQNKELSAEVQQAQEEWAALESIQPAISEDSAGYTPLISFNEALQHFQTTDLSDYKKNIQPTLRRTGLAAITHFLFGHPRLHRELQEERDLVFAIAQCSLDNTQKVHMRVLQTVYKKLTGARFDCPRYGCHWEQVGFQGTDPATDLRGTGFLGLMHALYLVMDPQTLPLARDIYRLSQHPSQNFPFCVMSINITRIAILALREETLSKECNRRQQVVGVLNDFYVATFLHLFQIWKTQHKTISDSGFVLKEVEVFAKKNPKQVLRRLESFLSEQKSGGTALAMETCSQNPSPSMGRRSPRLDPSSNGKELNFTGVCELPPEMEGEARLI from the exons ATGGAAGGAGATACCGATCGCAAGGAG GGATTGAATGGGTTCACACTAGACTCTTACAAGATTGAAGACCTAACCAATGGCACAACAGCATACAGATCCGGACCT gatggaTTGACACCAGAGTATCACAAGACTGAAGATGAACCCAACAGCAAATCGGCACTCAAATCAGTACCT atttcATCTCTGAAGCAGAATGACCTTTTGCAGTCTCTCGCAGCAGGAGGGAATGAAGAGCAAAACAAAG AGCTGAGTGCAGAGGTACAACAAGCACAGGAGGAATGGGCTGCACTGGAGTCTATACAACCAG CGATCTCTGAAGACTCTGCTGGTTACACACCTCTGATCTCTTTCAATGAGGCTTTGCAGCACTTCCAGACCACAGACCTCTCTGACTACAAG AAGAATATCCAGCCTACACTGCGACGGACTGGTCTGGCTGCCATCACACACTTCCTGTTCGGCCACCCACGGCTACACCGGGAGCTGCAGGAGGAGAGGGACTTGGTGTTCGCCATCGCGCAGT GCTCCCTGGATAATACCCAGAAGGTGCACATGCGGGTGCTGCAGACAGTCTATAAGAAGCTGACAGGTGCCCGCTTTGACTGCCCCCGATACGGATGCCACTGGGAGCAGGTGGGGTTTCAGG GGACGGACCCGGCGACAGACCTTCGGGGGACTGGATTCCTGGGGCTCATGCACGCTCTCTACCTGGTGATGGATCCCCAGACGCTGCCCCTGGCCCGAGACATCTACAGACTCTCCCAGCACCCATCCCAG AATTTTCCATTCTGTGTGATGTCCATCAATATCACTCGGATTGCCATCCTGGCTCTTCGAGAGGAGACTCTCTCTAA AGAGTGCAATCGGAGACAGCAGGTTGTTGGGGTCCTGAACGATTTCTATGTAGCCACGTTCCTCCATCTTTTCCAGATctggaaaacacagcacaaaacaatCTCCGATTCTGGCTTTGTACTGAAAG AGGTGGAGGTGTTTGCCAAGAAGAACCCAAAGCAGGTTCTGCGACGCTTGGAGAGCTTCCTGAGCGAGCAGAAGTCAGGGGGGACAGCCCTAGCAATGGAGACCTGCTCCCAGAATCCCTCTCCCAGCATGGGCAGAAGGAGCCCCCGGCTAGACCCCTCTTCCAACGGCAAGGAGCTGAACTTCACTGGCGTGTGTGAGCTCCCGCCTGAGATGGAGGGAGAGGCCAGGCTCATCTGA
- the LOC117397967 gene encoding ELMO domain-containing protein 3 isoform X2 — protein sequence MEGDTDRKEGLNGFTLDSYKIEDLTNGTTAYRSGPDGLTPEYHKTEDEPNSKSALKSVPISSLKQNDLLQSLAAGGNEEQNKELSAEVQQAQEEWAALESIQPAISEDSAGYTPLISFNEALQHFQTTDLSDYKNIQPTLRRTGLAAITHFLFGHPRLHRELQEERDLVFAIAQCSLDNTQKVHMRVLQTVYKKLTGARFDCPRYGCHWEQVGFQGTDPATDLRGTGFLGLMHALYLVMDPQTLPLARDIYRLSQHPSQNFPFCVMSINITRIAILALREETLSKECNRRQQVVGVLNDFYVATFLHLFQIWKTQHKTISDSGFVLKEVEVFAKKNPKQVLRRLESFLSEQKSGGTALAMETCSQNPSPSMGRRSPRLDPSSNGKELNFTGVCELPPEMEGEARLI from the exons ATGGAAGGAGATACCGATCGCAAGGAG GGATTGAATGGGTTCACACTAGACTCTTACAAGATTGAAGACCTAACCAATGGCACAACAGCATACAGATCCGGACCT gatggaTTGACACCAGAGTATCACAAGACTGAAGATGAACCCAACAGCAAATCGGCACTCAAATCAGTACCT atttcATCTCTGAAGCAGAATGACCTTTTGCAGTCTCTCGCAGCAGGAGGGAATGAAGAGCAAAACAAAG AGCTGAGTGCAGAGGTACAACAAGCACAGGAGGAATGGGCTGCACTGGAGTCTATACAACCAG CGATCTCTGAAGACTCTGCTGGTTACACACCTCTGATCTCTTTCAATGAGGCTTTGCAGCACTTCCAGACCACAGACCTCTCTGACTACAAG AATATCCAGCCTACACTGCGACGGACTGGTCTGGCTGCCATCACACACTTCCTGTTCGGCCACCCACGGCTACACCGGGAGCTGCAGGAGGAGAGGGACTTGGTGTTCGCCATCGCGCAGT GCTCCCTGGATAATACCCAGAAGGTGCACATGCGGGTGCTGCAGACAGTCTATAAGAAGCTGACAGGTGCCCGCTTTGACTGCCCCCGATACGGATGCCACTGGGAGCAGGTGGGGTTTCAGG GGACGGACCCGGCGACAGACCTTCGGGGGACTGGATTCCTGGGGCTCATGCACGCTCTCTACCTGGTGATGGATCCCCAGACGCTGCCCCTGGCCCGAGACATCTACAGACTCTCCCAGCACCCATCCCAG AATTTTCCATTCTGTGTGATGTCCATCAATATCACTCGGATTGCCATCCTGGCTCTTCGAGAGGAGACTCTCTCTAA AGAGTGCAATCGGAGACAGCAGGTTGTTGGGGTCCTGAACGATTTCTATGTAGCCACGTTCCTCCATCTTTTCCAGATctggaaaacacagcacaaaacaatCTCCGATTCTGGCTTTGTACTGAAAG AGGTGGAGGTGTTTGCCAAGAAGAACCCAAAGCAGGTTCTGCGACGCTTGGAGAGCTTCCTGAGCGAGCAGAAGTCAGGGGGGACAGCCCTAGCAATGGAGACCTGCTCCCAGAATCCCTCTCCCAGCATGGGCAGAAGGAGCCCCCGGCTAGACCCCTCTTCCAACGGCAAGGAGCTGAACTTCACTGGCGTGTGTGAGCTCCCGCCTGAGATGGAGGGAGAGGCCAGGCTCATCTGA